A region of Equus quagga isolate Etosha38 unplaced genomic scaffold, UCLA_HA_Equagga_1.0 116411_RagTag, whole genome shotgun sequence DNA encodes the following proteins:
- the LOC124232797 gene encoding galactoside 2-alpha-L-fucosyltransferase SEC1-like: EFTLHDHVREEAQKFLQALQAKWAQQVTFVGVHVRRGDYVRVMPQVWKGVLADRGYLRQALDWFRARHRSPVFVVTSDDMAWCQQNINSSRGDVVFAGNGRQGSPAKDFALLVQCNHTIITVGTFGVWAAYLTGGDTVYLANFTLPGSPFRMIFRPQATYLPEWVGIAANLGQAGGNSP; this comes from the coding sequence GAGTTCACGCTGCACGACCACGTGCGGGAGGAGGCCCAGAAATTTCTCCAAGCCCTGCAGGCCAAGTGGGCCCAGCAGGTCACCTTCGTGGGGGTCCACGTGCGCCGGGGCGACTACGTGCGCGTCATGCCGCAGGTGTGGAAGGGCGTGCTGGCCGACAGGGGCTACCTGCGGCAGGCCCTGGACTGGTTCCGGGCCCGCCACCGCAGCCCGGTCTTCGTGGTCACCAGCGACGACATGGCCTGGTGCCAGCAGAACATCAACAGCTCCCGCGGGGACGTGGTATTCGCAGGCAACGGCCGTCAGGGCTCTCCTGCCAAGGACTTTGCGCTGCTCGTGCAGTGCAACCACACCATCATCACCGTGGGCACCTTCGGGGTCTGGGCCGCCTACCTCACGGGCGGGGACACCGTCTACCTGGCCAACTTCACCCTGCCCGGCTCCCCCTTCCGCATGATCTTCAGGCCACAAGCGACCTACCTGCCAGAGTGGGTGGGCATTGCTGCCAACCTGGGGCAGGCCGGAGGGAACAGCCCTTAG